TCGTGGCCTTTGTACCTGAGATCCAACTGTATTCACTACCAACCATGATCCTGTTCACATTGATCTTTTCGATTTGCGGCCAGTTAGGCGACTTAGTGGAATCATCTTACAAACGGCATTACGGTGTTAAGGATTCCGGTAAGATTTTACCAGGACATGGTGGTATTTTAGATCGTTTTGATAGTCTATTGTTCGTTTTGCCGATCGTACATCTGTTTACCTTGATCTAGAGTGCTCGGCTTTCTAGCACACTCTAGTCAGAGAAAGGGGCAATTCTGTGGAGACCTTAATTGTATTTATACTGATATTCGGTGCGATCGTGATCGTACACGAATTTGGCCATTTCTACTTTGCCAAGCGGGCCGGCGTCTTGGTGCGCGAATTTTCAATCGGCATGGGGCCTAAACTCTTAGCCAAACGTTATAATGGCACAACCTATACACTACGTTTACTGCCCTTGGGCGGTTATGTGCGGATGGCGGGCATGCAGGATGACGAAGATGATGAGCTACAACCAGGGACACCGGTGACATTAACGTTGAACGCTGATCAAAAAGCCACTCGGATCAACGCCAGTCAAAAAGTTTTACTAAATGACGGGATCCCCTTTGAAATTGCCCAAAGTGATCTGCAAAAGGACTTATTTGTTAGCGGTTATGAAAATGGTGATGAGGATAACTTAAAACGGTATCCAGTCGATCATGACGCCACGATCATTGAAAAAGGCGGCACTGAGGTACAAATTGCCCCCATTGATGTCCAGTTTCAGTCGGTGTCGATTTTACGACGCATGATGATCAATATTGCTGGGGTGATGAATAATTTTATTCTCGGGATCTTGACCTTTATGTTGGTGGCCTTTTTAGCTGGTGGTGTCGCCCGTTCGGACTCCAATCAGTTAGGTGCGATCCAGCCAGATTCAGTTGCGCAAAAAGCTGGCTTAAAAAGCGGTGATCAAGTCACTGCGGTCAACAATAAGAAAACGGCGACTTTTATTGACGTTGCTGAACAAATCAATCAATATCCGAATAAACGGATCAGTTTGACCGTGGTTCGTGACGGTAAGACGAGTACGGTCAAACTAACGCCGAAAGCAACCACTAGTAATGGTGAAAAGGTCGGTGTGATCGGGGTGGCCGTGGCGCAGGATCATTCGCTAGGCGCCAAAGTCACGTACGGCTTTACCTACACTTGGCAAATTCTAACGAATACGCTAAGCACACTAGGTGGCATGTTTGTCCATGGCTTTAATATCAAT
This is a stretch of genomic DNA from Loigolactobacillus coryniformis subsp. coryniformis KCTC 3167 = DSM 20001. It encodes these proteins:
- the rseP gene encoding RIP metalloprotease RseP, with the translated sequence METLIVFILIFGAIVIVHEFGHFYFAKRAGVLVREFSIGMGPKLLAKRYNGTTYTLRLLPLGGYVRMAGMQDDEDDELQPGTPVTLTLNADQKATRINASQKVLLNDGIPFEIAQSDLQKDLFVSGYENGDEDNLKRYPVDHDATIIEKGGTEVQIAPIDVQFQSVSILRRMMINIAGVMNNFILGILTFMLVAFLAGGVARSDSNQLGAIQPDSVAQKAGLKSGDQVTAVNNKKTATFIDVAEQINQYPNKRISLTVVRDGKTSTVKLTPKATTSNGEKVGVIGVAVAQDHSLGAKVTYGFTYTWQILTNTLSTLGGMFVHGFNINNFGGPVAMYSMTSQATKMGFTTILNLMGLLSISIAIMNLLPIPALDGGKLLLNIIEAIRRKPMDPEKEGIITLIGFALMLLLIIAVTWNDFQRFFMR